The Labilibaculum sp. sequence TGGCTGGAGAGAAAGGCTATACTCCTTCTGAACATACAGGAATTCGCCCTTCGTTTGATGTTTGTGGTATTTGGGGAGGATATATTGGCGAAGGTGCCAAAACAGTTCTTCCTTCAAAAGCATATGCAAAAATTTCAACCCGTTTGGTTCCTAATCAAAACTGGGAAAAAATTTCAGTTCTTTTTAAAGAACATTTCGAATCAATTGCTCCGGATTGTGTAAAAGTAGTTGTTACTCCGTTGCATGGTGGGCAAGGATATGTTTGTCCGATTGATTTCCCTGCTTATATTGCGGCTGATAAAGCATATACCGAAGTTTACGGAAAACGACCGGTACCTGTTCGCAGCGGTGGAAGTATTCCAATTATTTCTTCTTTCGAAGAGATTTTAGGAATTAAATCAGTATTAATGGGATTTGGACTGGAAAGTGATGCAATTCATTCTCCAAATGAGAATTTTCCGTTGGAACAATTTTTTAATGGAATCAACACAATTCCATTGTTCTATAAGTATTTTGCCGAATTGAAGAAGTAATATCTTAAAAATTTTCATCCTGTTAGTCACTTAAATGTTTAAATAAATGGGATAAGAATTTGCAATTCAAATATAATTAAGAAGGGTATCCTAGCCAGGATACCTTTTTTTGGGGCAAAAAATATTTTGGTATGATCAGTTTAATACCTGATTGAGATTTGTCTTAATACCTCATTTTTCGGGGGGATAATTATTATTTTATTTCATTGATACTTCGGAATCGTTTAAAATAAAGCTTAAACCTTGAAAATCGGTATTTTTCTGGTTATGTTTGTATTTGGGTTTAATTGTATGCTTTTTTGACGAGATACAGACTATTTGCTGTATATTTCGTAACAGATCATACAAGTTGAAGTAAATTTGTAGTTCATGGATGAAATTTTTGGAAAAATAGGATCAGCTCAAACTCTTAGTCAGAAGATTGAGCGCCGAATAGAAGAGGCTATTCGCCAGAAGAAATTGCTGGTGGGAGCTAAACTTCCATCGGAGCGGGAATTATGCGAGATGTTTGCAGTTAGTCGAACTGCATTACGCGAAGCTTTGCGTAGATTAAGTGCCCGGGGCTTAATTGAAATCAAAAAGGGAAGTGGCATGTATGTTAGTGAATTGAAAATCAAAGATGCCATTGATTCTTTAAATTTGTATTATGATTTAAGTTTTGATAGTAACCTGATTCCTCAGATTATAGAAGTCCGGCGTGTTTTTGAACCGGAAATAGCCCGGATGGCAGCAAATAACAGAAGGGATAAGGA is a genomic window containing:
- a CDS encoding FadR/GntR family transcriptional regulator, which gives rise to MDEIFGKIGSAQTLSQKIERRIEEAIRQKKLLVGAKLPSERELCEMFAVSRTALREALRRLSARGLIEIKKGSGMYVSELKIKDAIDSLNLYYDLSFDSNLIPQIIEVRRVFEPEIARMAANNRRDKDLDLLLKNIADLEDCDPDNTQMEADIINKFHLNVAKASCNPIVIITMEPIYSLLPRMRNLIYANVDGEKDFTIKAHRTIYEAIRDKDADKAFEAMVGQINRTLEIYTQYLKK